A region from the Rhodamnia argentea isolate NSW1041297 chromosome 7, ASM2092103v1, whole genome shotgun sequence genome encodes:
- the LOC115743595 gene encoding proline-rich protein 3 produces the protein MAMAVLIAASLVAMMGGSGLVLAWEDSKVIHVGGRVLCQDCTKGYDEWVKGGSPIKGAKVSLTCMDQRHRVIFYGSDDADGAGQFNMVVNRHINGKRLDGKLCSVRLVSSPDPDCNVATDFASGRRGVKLSRPTSVYREVIKYSVGPLYYTSPMCEEPEME, from the exons atggcgatGGCAGTGTTGATTGCGGCCTCGCTTGTGGCTATGATGGGAGGTAGCGGTTTAGTTCTGGCATGGGAGGACAGTAAGGTGATCCATGTTGGTGGAAGAGTTCTGTGCCAGGATTGCACCAAGGGCTACGACGAATGGGTTAAGGGTGGCAGTCCTAttaaag GAGCTAAGGTCTCGCTCACTTGCATGGACCAAAGGCACAGAGTGATATTCTACGGAAGCGACGACGCCGACGGAGCTGGCCAATTCAACATGGTTGTGAACAGGCACATCAACGGAAAGCGACTCGATGGGAAACTGTGCTCGGTGAGGCTCGTGTCGTCCCCGGACCCGGATTGCAATGTCGCCACTGACTTTGCCAGCGGGCGCCGAGGAGTCAAGCTCAGCCGCCCGACCTCAGTGTACCGCGAAGTGATTAAGTACTCTGTCGGGCCGCTGTACTACACATCTCCCATGTGTGAGGAACCTGAAATGGAATAA
- the LOC115731342 gene encoding dnaJ homolog subfamily C member 28 isoform X1, translating to MAGRLARRLSSSSESFLADGCPIFAWSGRDLCGPGRASSSSSSSSSPSPSSPDGTASKPRKKITDRLSGVIDAVNDRKLPPELRGHRNSVRSETDIVNIVEQRIWHSMEEGHFENLPGKGKPLDLGVNPHADPAEDTLYRILNKNGCAPEWVELNKEIRNAMSEWRRALKKAWMSRSNGSRSEWDERSEALKVQMRGINDKVFRYNLIVPFGRRMFGMKWEKELDRLSDE from the exons ATGGCGGGTCGACTCGCGAGAAGGCTCTCGTCCTCGTCGGAATCCTTCCTCGCCGACGGATGCCCGATCTTCGCTTGGTCGGGTCGCGACCTGTGTGGGCCCGGGCGGGCTTCTTCCTCCTCGTCATCATCGTCTTCGCCTTCGCCGTCGTCGCCGGATGGAACGGCCTCGAAGCCCCGTAAGAAGATTACGGACCGTCTATCGGGCGTAATCGACGCCGTCAACGACCGCAAGCTTCCTCCCGAGCTCCGTGGCCATCGCAACTCCGTCAG ATCCGAGACTGATATTGTGAACATAGTGGAGCAGAGAATATGGCATTCAATGGAGGAAGGACATTTTGAGAACCTACCCGGGAAAGGGAAACCCCTTGACCTCGGCGTAAATCCACACGCAGATCCGGCAGAAGACACCTTGTATCGGATTCTGAATAAGAATGGTTGTGCTCCAGAGTGGGTAGAACTTAACAAGGAAATAAGGAATGCGATGTCCGAGTGGCGGAGAGCGCTAAAGAAAGCATGGATGAGCAGAAGCAATGGGAGTCGATCCGAGTGGGACGAGCGTTCGGAGGCTTTGAAAGTGCAAATGCGAGGAATCAATGACAAG GTCTTTCGGTATAATCTCATTGTGCCCTTTGGACGCCGGATGTTTGGGATGAAGTGGGAGAAAGAATTAGATCGTTTGAGCGATGAATGA
- the LOC115731342 gene encoding uncharacterized protein LOC115731342 isoform X2, protein MAGRLARRLSSSSESFLADGCPIFAWSGRDLCGPGRASSSSSSSSSPSPSSPDGTASKPRKKITDRLSGVIDAVNDRKLPPELRGHRNSVRSETDIVNIVEQRIWHSMEEGHFENLPGKGKPLDLGVNPHADPAEDTLYRILNKNGCAPEWVELNKEIRNAMSEWRRALKKAWMSRSNGSRSEWDERSEALKVQMRGINDKLRFAWRLSDAARHP, encoded by the exons ATGGCGGGTCGACTCGCGAGAAGGCTCTCGTCCTCGTCGGAATCCTTCCTCGCCGACGGATGCCCGATCTTCGCTTGGTCGGGTCGCGACCTGTGTGGGCCCGGGCGGGCTTCTTCCTCCTCGTCATCATCGTCTTCGCCTTCGCCGTCGTCGCCGGATGGAACGGCCTCGAAGCCCCGTAAGAAGATTACGGACCGTCTATCGGGCGTAATCGACGCCGTCAACGACCGCAAGCTTCCTCCCGAGCTCCGTGGCCATCGCAACTCCGTCAG ATCCGAGACTGATATTGTGAACATAGTGGAGCAGAGAATATGGCATTCAATGGAGGAAGGACATTTTGAGAACCTACCCGGGAAAGGGAAACCCCTTGACCTCGGCGTAAATCCACACGCAGATCCGGCAGAAGACACCTTGTATCGGATTCTGAATAAGAATGGTTGTGCTCCAGAGTGGGTAGAACTTAACAAGGAAATAAGGAATGCGATGTCCGAGTGGCGGAGAGCGCTAAAGAAAGCATGGATGAGCAGAAGCAATGGGAGTCGATCCGAGTGGGACGAGCGTTCGGAGGCTTTGAAAGTGCAAATGCGAGGAATCAATGACAAG